In Sandaracinaceae bacterium, the genomic window GTTCGTGGCGGAGCTCCTCACGTCTCCCACACTTCCTCGAGCGGCTCGGCCGTCCCAGGGGTCGGTAGCCCCGCAACGGTCCGTAGAGGGGTCGATCGACCGAGGATCGCGGACGCCCGAGCGTGATGCAGGAGGGCGTCAGGAGACCATGTGGCTGCGGGCCTCGCCGCGTGGCCCGGTCACGGCGTGACTGAGCGCGATGACCTCCACGAGCAGCGCGCGGTAGACGCTGTCGAGCTCCGTCAGCTCGACCTCTCCCTCGGCCTGCTCGATGGCCTCCTCCACGTGGTGCTGCACGAAGTCGAGCACTGCGGGCTGACCCATGGCGACCACGTCGTCGCTGTCCAGCGTCTCCGTGGGATCGTTGGCGCGCAGCTCCTCGTCCACGCTGAGGGTCTCGAGGGCGATCTGCAGCGAGCGCTCGTCGACCTCCTCGAGGCGCGTCGGGAAGGCCTCGCGGAAAATCATGAAGACGGTCACCACCAAGAAGTACCCGAGTGACTGCACCAGTTCGTCCTGGCCGTCCGAGAGCTGCTCCGCCAGCCAGTCGCTGAGCGCCGGCTGGCGCCTGTCCAGCTCGGAATAGCCGCGGTCCAGCAGGCCCTGGAGGTCGTCCTCGTGCGCGTCCAGCTGCGCCTCCACGAGCTGGACGAAGTGCTCGTCCACCACCGCGTGACGGGGCACGGGGCGCAGGGCCGCTTTGCGAAGGAACATGCGCCCGATCTAGCAGGCCCCGCCCCGCTGACCAGACGAAGGTAGCGGAGGGGCGCTGGCCTGCCGCACGGCAGCTGATACCGTGGGGCGTGGCCGACGACGCGCGCTCCTCCGAGGACTCACCGCTCGTCGGGCAGCTGGCCCCCACGAGCCTGCGCGCCACGCCCCCACGCACCAGCCGCGAGCAGCGCTGGGCCGCGTTGCTCGCCGCCGTCAGCACGATGGTCGGCGCGATTGGCACGGCGCTCTCGCCCATGCTGCTGCTGCATCACCCCGAGTGGCTGCTGGGGCTGAGCCCCGACATGCGGCACATCATGCTCACCGCGACCTCGCTCGACCTGCGCACCGTCCTGCTCATCTGCGTGCCGCGCCGGGTGTTTGGGATGTACGCGGCCTGGGCCGTCGGCGCAGCGTTCGGTGGCGCGGCGTTGGGCTTCATCGAGGGACGCTATCCACGCGTCTTGCGTCTGGTGCGCTTCATCGAGCGCGCCTTCCTGCGCACTGGCCCAGCGCTCCTCGTGGTCTGGCCGTCCTACACGTTGAGCTCCATCGCTGGCGTGGTGCGCACCCCGCTGGGCCGCTTTCTGGCCGGTACGACGCTGGGCCAGGTGGGGTACGTGCTGCTCAGCTTCTACTTCGGACGTGAGGTGGGCGACGTGACCGACCGCTTCCTCGTGTGGCTGCGTGATCACGTCGTCCACGCCACGCTGGTGTGCGTGGGCGCCGTCGGCCTGCAGGTGGTGTTGCGCCTCCGACGCCGTGCACGCGAACGCCGCGCGCGCGGGAGCGCGACGGATCAGGGAGCGAGCACGTCCGACGAGAGGCCCCGCCGCTGAGGCCAAGCCCCACGACGCCAGCACCCGACGTCGTGCGAGCGCGGGGTTCGCAGACCCTCGTCGCGCGAACGCGACGGCCACTGCGCAGCGCGAGCGACCGGCCTGCGCAGCGCGAGCGACGGCCACTGCGCAGCGCGGCGCGCGACGGCCACTGCGCAGCGCGAGCGCGATAGTCACTGCGCTGCGCGGGCGCGCGACGCCCCCGGTTCCGTGGGCAGCAGGTGCGCGGGCGCGCCACGACGCCTTGACGTGCGCCTTCAGCCGACCTTGCGCTTGCTGCGAGGCTGGCGCCTTCGCAGCGCCGCCGTCGCTCCCAGCGCCCAGCGCTGCGCGTCGATCCGGCGCGGGTGGCGTTGCGCTCGAACTGTTCGGCCACCGACGCGTGCACGTCCACCGCGCTGCTGCGTGCCTGGACACGGATCTCGCCGATGTCCTGGCTGGTGACGTCCCCCTTGCGGCAGAGGATGGCGAGCAGACGCCGCACGTCGGCCCCCTTCTCTTCGCCCCAGCTCACCTGGAAGGTAACGAACTCGTTCCCTGGGGCGGACGAGCCCTTGGGCGCCCGCGCGGGACCAGCCGGACGCTGGCGCCCTTCGCTGGGTGTCGCGCGACCGACCCGCGGCGCGCGTTCGGCGCGCGGGTCGCGGTACGGCTGCACGTCGCGCGGCGCACAGGGGCCTGCGAAGTCCATCCGCGTGAGCAACGCAGCCACCAGGTCGCGGGCGTCCCTGCCGTCGAGCAGCAACTCGGCCAATCGGCGCCGCCCGGGGAGCGACTCGTCGCCCGTCTCGGCATCGTGCTGCGCGGTCTCGGCCACGGAAGCCAAGAGGCGCTCACGGGCCGAGGCGCGACATCGTCGGCGGTGGGCACGTCTTCGAAGCGCGGCTTCACGCGCGCCGAGCGGAAGAGCATCTCGGCCCGGCTGCGAGCGCGGGGCGGCACGAAGATGACGTTGCGGCCCTTCTTTCCGGCGCGACCCGTGCGCCCGCTACGGTGCGTGTACACGTCCGCGTTCGTTGGTGGGTCCACCTGGATGACCAACGCGATGTCGTGCACGTCGAGCCCGCGCCGCGAGGTCCCGTCGCGACCAGCGGCCACGCGCCGCTGCGGAACAACTCGAACGTCCCCGTCTCATCCGCGTCATGTCGCCGTGCAGCGCGCGCGCCGAGAAGCCGTTGTCGCAGAGCGCCGCCGCCAGCCCCTCGGTGTCGGCGCGCGTGCGCACGAAGAGCAGCGTCTTGTCGTCGGGCGCGGACAGCAGCGTGTTGATGATGGCCGGCAGCGCCTGCCCGTTGGACCCCTCGCGACGTGATCGATGTCCGCGTTCGCGCTGCCCAGGGTCGTGCCTCAGGCGCCAGCAGGTCGCTGCAGGCGGCTCGCGAGCCGCTGAACCGCAGGGGAACGTCGCGGACACCGGGTGCGTCGTGCGCTCTTCTGGTGCGTGGCCGAGGATGGCGTTGAGCTCTCCTCGAAGTCCATGTCGAGCATCTGGTCGGTCGTCCAGCACCACGGCGCGCATGTCGCCGGCTGCAGGCCACCGTGCGCAGGTGGTCGAAGCCGACCAGGCGCTCACCACGACCGCTGGCTCAGACCTGAGCTCAGCCCTCGACGGGTTGGTGCCACCGGCGGCGAGCGCCCACGCGCGCAGCGCTGGTACAGCCCGTGAGCTCCCGACCCAGCTGCTGCGCGAGCTCGCGTGTGGGCGATCACGAGCGAGGGCGCCGCGTGGCGGCGCCTGGAGGTTCGATGGTCCATGATGTCCGCGACGGCGAGGCCGATCACGACAGTCTTCCGGACCCGGTCTGCGAAGAGACGCGTAGGGTCTCGGCCGACGGCGTCGGCGTACGACGGCGGCCTGGACAGTGGTGAGCGATTCGGGAAGCCTGCGCACCTGGGTGTCGCCGGAGCCCAGGGGGGCGGCGGAGAGGTTCGTGCAATGTCATCTAGTGGTCTCGGGGCGCCTCTTCGAAGACGACTGAAGCAGAGGCAGCCAACGAGAACGGCGATGGGGAGCGGGGTCCTCTCCGCGCGGGACACGCGTGGGGGTGAGAGGAGGGGTCAGCGCTTTAGGCGCACCGACCGACGCTCGGGTCCCCTTTATGGGGGCAATCCCGCGCCGCGTCCAGTCGGCGCCCCCCCGCCCGACGACCCGCCCGCCGGATAGTGCGCACCGCGCCTTGCGGGGCTGCTACCTTCCCGCGCGTGAACACCGTCTTCACCCTGTCCGCCGGAGAGGAGCTCCCCGCCCTCACAGACGCGTTCGCGCGTGAGCACGCGGGGTGGGACGTCGAGCCGCTCCGCGCCCATGTCACCGCGTTGGCCCACGCGTTCGTCGATGCGTCGGTGCAGGGGCTGGTCCTGGGCCTCATCACGGACGGGGTGACCGTCAGCTCGTTCACCGAGTCGCTCATGCGCGGCTTGGCCTCCCTGGTGGAGAGCGTCGCGGGCAAGCTCGTACACCAGGTGTTGAAGAAAGCTCCCCGTGACGTCTTGATGGACGCCGGCCAATTCTTCACGTCGCGGGTCGCCCGCCTCCCCGACGTCGCGCAGCCCGTCATCGCCGTCCCCATGACGCCCGACAACGCGGCCGCGCTGCAGCTCGCGATCGAGTCGGTCGAGAAGGACGCGCTGGTGCGCGCGATGGCCGGCGTGGTGGACGACAGCCTGGACTATCTGTTCGTCGCGGCGTTCGCGGTCATCCCCGTGGGGCCGCTGACACGCCGCGCGGTGGACGCCGGGGGGCACGCCATGCGCTCGGGGGGCAAGAGCGCGTCGGCCCGCGCGATCCGCAATGCCAGTAATGACGAACACAAGGATCTCGCGGACTTCATCGCCCGACGGCGCGCAGAACTCCCGTAATTACGCGCACTGACACCTACACGGTGCCATTTGTCACCCCGTGTCAATCTTGGTCGTTTTCGTGTCCGAGTGGCCATGACATCGTGTTAGCGTCGCGGCCAAGCTCATGACTTGGCCACGCCTGCGCGTCCTGCTCCTCCCACTGACCCTCGCGATATGTCTGGGGGCTCCACGCCCAGCCCACGCGACACCCCAGGACCTCATGGGCTTCGGGGGTCGCTCGCCCGCCATGGGCATGACGGGGACGTCGTTCGCCGACAACTTCGAGGCGGCCTACAGCAACCCGGCCGGCCTCGGACGCAACGGCAGGATGGAGCTCATGCTCGGAGCCACGGGCGGCATGTTCCGCCTGAAGCTCGACGGGTCGGAATTCCCTCTCGACGCCTCCCAGGGCATGACCATCGGCTTTCAGCTGCCGCTCCCTTTCGGCGGCCCGTTGGAAGACGTCCTGACGCTCGGTGCGGGCTTCTTCACGCCGTTCAACACCATCCTCCGGAACGACGTGCGCTTCGCGGAGGCGCCGCAGTGGACCGTCATCGACCGAGCTCAGGTGGTCGCGCTCCAGATCGGCTTCGGCATCGGTCTCGAGCGCTGGATCCCCGGGTTGCGGTTGGGCATCGGCATCTCCGGGTTGGCGCAGAACTCCGGCACCCTCGACGTCCTCCTCGACGAGACCAACCAGTTCGTCTCGCTCACCGAGGTGCAGCTGCTGGCCGACTTCGCGCCCATCGCAGGTCTGCAGTTCTACCGTGACAACTTCTCCTTGGGCATCACGTACAGGTCCGAGTTGGTGTCGGCCATCGACCTCGACATCTCGGTCCGCAACCTGCCCATCTCGCTCCCTCTGTTGGGCATCGACGCCTACGCGCACTACGACCCGCACAACCTGTCGGTGGAGGGGTCCTGGAAGCCCATCCCCGAGTTGATGCTCGCGCTCAACCTCACATGGCGGCGCTGGTCCGCCTATCCGGGCCCCGCAGGCGCCACGACCGACCGCAGCAACTTCCCGCCGGCCATGAACTTCCACGACACGGTCTCTCCGCGACTGGGCATGGAGTACACCTCGCGCCGCGAACGCCTGTCCCTGATGGCGCGCGCAGGCGTCGCCTACGAGCCGACCCCCGCACCCCGCGCCGCCATGGCGGCCGTGCGCGACTTCAACCGCGAGCCCCTCTTGGACATGAACGGGCAAGTCGTGATGCAGCCGCAGCGACGCCTCGACAACAACCGCTTCATCGCGTCGGCTGGCTTCGGGCTGGAGTGGCAGACGGCGCACGAGCCAGTGCTTCGTATCGACGTCTTCGGACAGGCCCAGGCGCTCCAGGCGCGGACGCACCGTGTCCCAGCCCCCGGTGAGACACAGAACATGCGAACCAGCGGCTACGTGCTCGTCTTCGGCGGAGTGGGAGGCCTGTCATGGTGAGACCCATCAGGACCCTCGGCCCCCTGCTCGGCGTGTTGCTCACGCTCGGCTTCGTCGGTCGCGCAAGCGCGACGCCCGGTGACACGCTGGGCTTCGGGACGCGCAACATCAACCTCGCGGGCGCCGTCACCGCGGACGTCGAGGACGTGGGCGGCAACTACTACAACCCCGCAGGCATCGTCCGCGGGCCCGGGCTACGCCTGACGCTCAGCTACGTGTCCATGAACTCCGCGCTCGAGATCAACGGACGAGACAGCAACGTCGAGCGCATGAGCGGCATCACCCTGGGCATCGTCGCGCCGCTGCGCATCGGCGACTTCCGCTTTGGCTTCGGTGTCGGCGTCCACCTGCCGGACCAGCGCCTGAGTCGTACGCGCTCCACCATCCAGTCCCGCCCGCGCTGGGAGCGCTACGACACGCGGCCCCACAAGGTCTATCTGTCCACCAACATCGCCTTCCGGCCCATCGACTGGCTCTTGATCGGCGCGGGCATCACCTTCCAGTCCCCATCGGACCTGCAGCTCGTGATCGACGGCAGCGCCGACCTGTTCCGCGTCTCGAGCACGCGCCTGCGGCACCAGTTCGAGGGTGACCTGACCAGCACGCGCTATCCGCAACTGGGCGCCCAGATCATCGCGTCGGACAGCCTCTCGTTCGGCATCTCGTGGCGCGGCGCGCTCACCCTGCGCAACAAGCTCTCGGCGACGGTGGACGGAGACGTCGTGGTGGGCACGGTGATGGCGCCGCTCGACTTCTCGCTGGTGAGCGACAGCGTGAGCACCTACATGCCCCAGCAGCTGACGCTGGGCGTGGCCGCGCGCCCCGTCGAGCGCCTGCGCGTGAGCATGGACCTCACCTGGATGGACTGGTCCAAGCACCCGAGCCTGATCCCGACCGAGGTCATCACGCTGGAGATCGATCTTTCGCAGCTCCCGGTGATGCTCGACATCCCCGAGGAGATCGGCGGTCGCTCGCCCATCCCGATGAACATGCACGACACCCTCGTCCCGCGCGTCGGCATCGAGTTCGACGCGTTCCGAAACGACCGCATGCTGTTCCAGACCCGGCTCGGGTACGTGTACGAGGGCACGCCCTTCCCCCTCCAGCGCGGGGCCACCAACTTCGTGGACTCGGACCGCCACACGATCTCGCTCGGGGCGGGACTGCGCCTGACCGATCTCGAGCCGACCATCCCGGGCTACCTACAGCTGGACGCGTATTTTCAGTACGCGTACCTTCCCACGCGCTACCACCAGAAAGACAGCCTGGTGGACCCCGTCGGTGACTACCGCGCGGGTGGGCAGCAGTACGGCTTCGGGCTCAGCCTCGAGGTGGTGTTCGAATGACCCAGCACACACCCTCTCCCAATCCTCCACGACGCGCTGCGCGCTTCCTCGGCGTGGTCCTCGCGCTGCTCGCGGGCTGTGCGGCCCTCGGCAAAGAGACACCATTCTCCGAGCCCGTCAGCACCAGCGGGGTCGGGCCGTTCCGACGCCTGAGCTCGGACGAGACCCGCTTCCGGGGCGCGGCCCTGAGCCTCGGCGAGGTCGGGCTCGACGGTGCCTCGTGGGCGGCCGGGTCGCTCTTCTACGCGGCGGGCGCCGTCATCAGCCCGCTCCCCACGCGGGACGTCGACCTGCCCGCGCGTGCGCTCGACCCTGGGCAGTTCGAGCCCATGCGCATTTTTCGGAGCAGCGTCGAAGAGCAATTCGGGTTCGACACCGGGAGCGTGGTGCTGGACGCGAGCCAAGCGTGGGAGGGCGGGTTCGTGACCCAGCCGTTCGCGTTCGAGATGGAAGACGGCAGCATCCGCCTCTACTACGCCGGTGCTGGCGGCATCGGCCTGGCAACGGCCCCCAACGTCGGCGGGACATTCTCCCGCGCGGGAGACGGTCTGGTGCTGGCAAACGACCTAGGCGTTCAAGGTGGGGCGCTGCGGTCGCCGACGGTCACCGTGCTCGACGGAATCTACTACCTGTACGCAGACGACGGGACGGACATCTGGGTCGCGACGTCGGTGGACGGCCTCACCTTCACGCTGCTGGACACGGACGACGCGGCGGCGGGCACGAACCCCTTGCGCATCCCCGATCCGATCGACGACGACGACCCCCGCGAGCTGGCCCACGTCAGCCCGGCCGCGCTGGTGGCCACGTCCCCCACGGGGCGCACCACGCTGCGCCTCTACGTCGAGTGCCAGCAGGAGCCCGAGAACGGCAACGAGGACCAGCGCGTCGTGGCGGCCCTCGCGAGCCTGGACGGAGTTACCTTCGAACGCGCGCGCCTGCCCGCGCAGGAGGCCCGTGACGCTCCCGGGCAACCCGCGATCCGCCCGTTCCACGAGGGCGTGAGCGAGGCGCTCATGTACGTGACCGTGGCCCGCGGCACGGACCCTCAGCTGCGCGCGCTGCAGGTCGCCGTCGACCCCGGTCGGGCCAGCTTCGTCCCCGAAGAGGAGGCCACCCCATGAACTCCGAGGTTCAGCGCGAGGGCCACGACGAGGACCCCCAGGGGCTGCGCGAACGCAAGAAGGTGCAGACCCGCGAGGCGCTGGTCCACGCGGCGCGCGACCTCTTCCTGGAGCGCGGCTTCGACAGCGTGACGGTGGATGAGATCGCGCAGATGGCGAACGTCTCCCGACGCACGTTCTTCCGCTACTTCGCGACCAAGGAGGCCGCCGCCTTTCCGAACCGCGACCGTTGGCTGGAGCAGTTCCATGCGCTCACGGCACAGCGCGCAGGGGAGCCCGCGTACCAGACGGTGCGCCGCGCGCTCCTGGGGATGGCGGGGGCGTTCATGGAGCACCGTGACGCGATGATCGCGCAGCACCGCATCGCCAACGCCGCCACCTCGCTGATCGCGTACCAGCGCGACGTGGACCGAGTGTGGGCCGACGTGATCGCCGACGCGCTGCGGCACGAGCATGGGGGCCGCGAGTCACGGCTCATCGCGGCCGCCATGATGGGCGTGATCCGCGCGACGCTCGACGAGTGGTTCGCGCAAGGAGCCCTAGGCGACCTCCTCGAGATGGGCACCGAGGCGCTCGAGCTGGTGGAGCGCGGCGTGCTGCACGGCACGCGAGCGGTCGGATAGCCCCTCTGCGGCCGCGTCGGAAGCCCGCTTTCGGCTGGCGTCGGCGGGCCTCTGCGGGGCATGCTTCGGCCCTCCTTTGGCATTCAAGACAGCGACCATGACCGACAAGCCGACGATCCTCTACACGTTCACCGACGAGGCCCCCGCCCTCGCGACCTACTCCCTCCTGCCCATCCTCCAGGCCTTCGCGGCGCCCGCCGGGGTGGCCATCGAGACCCGCGACATCTCGCTCGCAGCGCGCATCCTGGCCGTCTTCCCCGAGCGGTTGACCGACGCGCAGAAGACCCCGGACGCGCTGGCCGAGCTGGGCAAGCTGGTGGTGCTGCCCGAGGCCAACGTCATCAAGTTGCCGAACATCAGCGCGTCGATGCCGCAGCTGAAGGCCGCCATCGCCGAGCTGCAGGCCGACGGCTACGACATCCCGAACTACCCGGACGCGCCCAGCACGGACGAAGAGAAGCAGGCCAAGGCCCGCTACGACAAGGTCAAGGGCAGCGCGGTGAACCCCGTGCTGCGCGAGGGCAACTCCGACCGCCGCGCACCGCGGGCAGTGAAGGACTTCGCCCGCAAGAACCCGCACTCGATGGGCAAGTGGACGGCCAGCTCGGCCTCGCACGTGGCCACCATGAGCGCCGGCGACTTCCGGAACAACGAGCAGTCCACCACGCTGAGCGCCGCGACCACCGCGCGCATCGAGCACGTCGCGTCCGACGGAACCGTGACAGTCCTGAAGGACAAGGTGGCGCTGCAGGCGGGCGAGATCCTGGACGGCACCGTCATGCGCCGCGATGAGCTGGTGGCGTTCCTGGACGCGCAGGTGGAGGATGCCCGCGCGACGGGTGTGCTCTTCTCGCTGCACATGAAGGCCACCATGATGAAGGTCTCCGACCCGATCATCTTCGGCCACGCGGTGCGTGCGTACTTCAAGGACCTGTTCAACAAGCACGGCGCCACCTTCGACAAGCTCGGTGTGGACACGAAGAACGGCTTCGGCGACGTCGTCGCGAAGATCGCCACGCTGCCCGAGGCCGAGCGTGCCACCATCGAGGCGGACATCGCCGCCACGTACACCAAGGGCCCGAGCATCGCGATGGTGGACTCCGACCGGGGCATCACCAACCTGCACGTCCCGAGCGACGTCATCGTCGACGCGTCCATGCCAGCCATGATCCGGACGTCGGGCCAGATGTGGAACGCGGCGGGCAAGCTGCAGGACACCAAGTGCGTCATCCCGGACAGCAGCTACGCGGGCGTGTACGCGGCGGTCTTCGACGACTGCAAGGCCCACGGAGCTTTCGACCCCGCCACGATGGGCAGCGTCTCGAACGTGGGCTTGATGGCGCAGGCCGCCGAGGAGTACGGCTCGCACGACAAGACCTTCGAGATCAAGGCGGCTGGCACCGTGCGCGTGGTCACCGCCGAGGGCGCGACGCTGATCGAGCACACGGTGAACGAGGGCGACATCTGGCGCGCCTGCCAGGTGAAGGACGCGCCCGTGCGCGACTGGGTCAAGCTGGCCGTGCGGCGTGCCCGCGCCACGAGCACGCCGGCCGTCTTCTGGCTGGACGCCGACCGCCCGCACGACGCGCAGGTCATCGCCAAGGTGAAGGCCTACCTGGCGGAGGAAGACACCACGGGCCTCGAGCTGCCGATCCTGGCCCCGGCCGAGGCCACCAAATTCTCGCTCGCGCGCGTGCGCGCCGGCCAGGACACAGTGTCGGTCACCGGCAACGTGCTGCGCGACTACCTGACGGACCTGTTCCCCATCCTCGAGCTGGGCACCAGCGCCAAGATGCTGTCCATCGTCCCGCTCATGAACGGCGGCGGGCTGTTCGAGACGGGCGCGGGTGGCTCGGCCCCCAAGCACGTGCAGCAGTTCACCAAGGAGGGCCACCTGCGCTGGGACTCGCTGGGTGAGTTCCTGGCCATGGCCGTGTCTTTCGAGCACCTGAGCGAGACGCAGAACAACCCGCGCGCCAAGGTCTTGGCCGACACGCTGGACGCTGGCACCAGCAAGTACCTCAGCTCCAACAAGGAGCCCTCGCGCAAGGTGAACGAGCTCGACAACCGTGGCAGCCATTTCTACCTCGCGCTCTACTGGGCCGAGGCGCTGGCGGCGCAGGACGACGACGCCGAGCTCAAGGCACGCTTCGCCCCCGTGGCGAAGGCCCTCGCCGACAACGAAGCCACCATCGTGGCCGAGCTGAACGGCGCGCAGGGGTCCCCTGTGGACATCGGCGGCTACTACGCGCCCACGCCGGCGCTGGCGGCCAAGGCCATGCGCCCGAGCGGCACGCTGAACGCCATCATCGACGCGGTCTGAGGCCGCAGCCGATCGCCGAAGAGCGCCCCAGCATCGCTGTCGGGCGCTCTTCTCGTCTCGGGCCGGGTCTCCCGCCTCGCAGAACGCCGAAGAGCGCCCCAGCATCGCTATCGGGCGCTCTTCTCGTCCCGGGGCCCCGGCATGCAGGGCCGCGTGTTGCGGGGCTACTTCGCGCGGAAGACGATCATGCCGTGCGTGAGATCGTACGGCGAGAGGGCCACCGTCACGCGGTCCCCCAGGATGACGCGGATGCGGAACTTGCGCATCCGCCCGCAGAGCTGGGCGCGAACCTGCGCGCCCGCGTCGGTGGTGACCTCGAACTGCCCGCCCGCGAACACCTGGCTGATGGTGCCCTCGAGCTTGACGTGATCGTCCCGCTTCTCTTCTTCGGGCTCGCCGAAGGAGGGGCGGCCTCTGCCGCGCCGTCCACCACCTCGCCCGCTGTTCCTATTCGCCAAATTCCTACTCCTTGGGTGCGCCGCCCTCGTGAAGACGCCCTCGCGAGAGAGCTGGCTGCACGAGCAGCTTCGAAGGTCCGTCGTGGATGGGCGTGCTCCGTTTCAGAGCATCCGCCGTCCACCTGGGACGTTCGGCACGCGCAGGGTAACACCACGGCCCTCGCTGGCAAGGCGACACGCGCGCGCGGCGCGAGCTGACACACGCGCCAGCGCGACGACACGGCGCACGTGGGTGGAGCCCCCCCGGAGACTCGCTCCGCCCCGGTCAACGACGGGCTTGCTGCTGCCGACGCTTCGCGACGGCGCCACGCACCTTCATGATCCCGTCGAAGACCTTCATGTAGGCGTTCGTGGCCGTCCCGGCGTCCTTGGGTTGGTAGCTGTCCACCACGTAGGGCACGTACATGCTGCGGCGCAGGCTGCGCGCGCCGTCGTAGGGTGAGCCCTTGACGCGATGCCACATGCGTCCGTCGTGCACCGTGAGGTCCCCCGGCCAGGTCTCGATCATGACCTCGCGCGGGTCGTCGTCGTTGCTCACGAAGTGCACCTTGTGGAAGACCGTGTCCAACGCGCTCTGCGTGTGCGTCCGGGGGATCACGCGCAAGCCGCCGTCGGATGGACGGATGCGGTCGAAGTGCAGCCCCACGTTCAGCATGGGCCCCGGCATCTCGCGGTTGTAGAACACGTCACGCAGCGCGTCGGTGTGCCACCCCAGATCGGGGCGCAGGCTTCCCGGTAGGTTGATGTAGCGGTTGAAGACAACGCCATCCTTCTCGCGTGTGCCGATGCGTGCGTCCTCACCGATCAGTCGCCGGATGGGCTCGAAGCGCGCGTCGGTGACGAAGGCCTCCAGCCACTCGGAGTAGAACGACGAGAAGCCCATGCGCTGCAGGAACGGCTTCCCGTCCGCGCCCGTGCCGAACCACACCGGCACCCCACAGACGGTCTCGATGCCCTCGCGCAGCAGCTTGGCCTCCACCTGATCCACCTCGTCGAGCACGCGCGCCACCTCCTCGGGCGTGGCCACGCGCGCAAACACGATGCAGCCGTTCAGCTGCAGGAACGCGTACTGGACCGGCGTGATGATGTCGCGCAGCTGAAACCGAGTGCCGAGCGGCAGCTCGCTCGCCAGCTTGCGCGCGTCCACGGGGGGGAGCGTCAGCAGGTCCGACTCATCGAGTGGGGGTGCCTCGTCCTCGAACACCTGGGGGCCCGGGAGGTGCTTGGACGACGAGCCCGCGATCGCGCTGGCCGCGGGGGGGTGTGGGTCGAGCGCGGAGAGGGATGGCGTGGTGGCCTGGGCCGTGGTGACTGGCGTGGCGGTGGTGGTCATGGCGAGCCTCGGAGGGTTGGGAGACGGCGGTGATGAGAGGTGAACGGGTGGGTCGCTCAAGGAGGGGGCAAGAGCGTGCTCAGCGCGAGGGCCACGAGGTGCTCGGCGACGGCCGCGCGTGCGGCCTCCGCGTCGTGCGCACCCGTGGACGCTGCGAGCTCGGCCTCGCCGCTGATGGCGTAGCGACCGACGAGGAACACGAGGCTCTGCAGCGGGAGCCGGAGCGCGGGAGCCGGGACGCCCCCGTAGCCAGACAACAGCGAGGAGGCGGCGTCCAGATAGGGAACCAGCAGCTGCTCGCGGTGGCCCGGATCGATCTCGCCAGACTCCAGCACTCCGCGCAGCGCAAAGCGTGCGGCGTCCCGATGTTCGCACGCGAAGCGGAACGCCATCCGCACGGCCGCGTCGACCGCAGCGCGGGGGTCCTGCGCGCGCAGGAACAGGGGGGCCAGGTGGCCTCGCAGCTCGGCCAGCTCGGCCATGGTGGTGGCGCGACAGGTGTCGAACAGCTCGTCCTTG contains:
- a CDS encoding TetR/AcrR family transcriptional regulator translates to MARPANADAQATRARILAAALRLFADVGRGQTSVRDIAREAGVSLGMVNHYFGSKDELFDTCRATTMAELAELRGHLAPLFLRAQDPRAAVDAAVRMAFRFACEHRDAARFALRGVLESGEIDPGHREQLLVPYLDAASSLLSGYGGVPAPALRLPLQSLVFLVGRYAISGEAELAASTGAHDAEAARAAVAEHLVALALSTLLPPP